The proteins below are encoded in one region of Candidatus Dormiibacterota bacterium:
- a CDS encoding putative N-acetylmannosamine-6-phosphate 2-epimerase encodes MSVLERIRGGLIVSVQAWPGSAIDEPAVIAAMAAAAVANGAVGVRVQGVRNVSAVRERVDAPIIGLIKRAYDGFEPYITPTEREVRSLLACGADVVAFDATARTRPEQATMEGIVATILDAEKLAMADCATAADALCAQAAGAQIVASTLCGYTRETEGRRLPALDLVAEMRELESFVICEGGVHTPEQAVAALEAGADAVVVGTAITNIDWLVREFSGPMDKWRTR; translated from the coding sequence GTGAGCGTGCTCGAACGGATCCGAGGCGGGTTGATCGTTTCGGTGCAAGCGTGGCCGGGATCGGCGATCGACGAGCCGGCGGTCATCGCCGCGATGGCGGCGGCGGCCGTTGCGAACGGTGCGGTCGGGGTGCGCGTTCAGGGCGTACGGAACGTGAGCGCGGTGCGGGAGCGCGTCGATGCGCCGATTATCGGGCTGATCAAGCGCGCATACGACGGGTTCGAGCCCTACATTACGCCGACCGAACGAGAAGTTCGCAGCTTGCTCGCTTGCGGCGCCGACGTCGTGGCCTTCGATGCAACTGCTCGAACGCGGCCCGAACAAGCGACGATGGAGGGCATCGTCGCAACGATTCTCGACGCCGAAAAACTTGCGATGGCCGACTGCGCAACCGCCGCGGATGCGCTCTGCGCCCAGGCTGCGGGCGCGCAGATCGTCGCCTCGACCCTATGCGGATACACCCGGGAGACGGAAGGGCGCCGGTTGCCCGCTCTCGATCTCGTCGCGGAGATGCGCGAACTTGAGTCTTTCGTGATATGCGAGGGAGGCGTCCACACACCGGAACAGGCCGTCGCCGCACTCGAAGCGGGTGCAGACGCGGTCGTGGTCGGAACCGCTATCACGAATATCGATTGGCTCGTCCGGGAGTTTTCCGGCCCGATGGATAAATGGAGAACCCGCTAA
- the coxB gene encoding cytochrome c oxidase subunit II, with amino-acid sequence MVEKREPVVRLERGFWIITAVFAVLSIAAVAYWYYAPVSSWLPEAARPAEEIDELFKFMAAVASVLFIAVFGYLLYFSFTFRAKKSDAAGAIGVQIHDHHGLELWWTIIPAILVIVLSALSVKIWYQIQIQPNNGLVVESIGHQWYYTFRYPQVHGEITDAMHLPVNEPVTLNVTSADVIHSFWVPAFRLKADMVPGLINTLRFTPTLPGTYKIICTEFCGTQHAEMNQQIVVVESKAKWEAWYHGWQQKNANVSDALPKAGGGAVALAGGDPKAGQALFATKCSGCHAVGPFDQKIVGPGLKGILDDPKHPNLVDGAPANPADVAKILQNGYKGDYPVAMPNQTANGLSDKDIANLVAYLGSLK; translated from the coding sequence TTGGTTGAGAAGAGAGAGCCGGTTGTCCGTTTAGAGCGGGGCTTCTGGATTATTACGGCGGTATTCGCGGTACTGTCGATCGCTGCGGTCGCCTATTGGTACTATGCGCCGGTGTCAAGCTGGCTGCCTGAAGCTGCCAGGCCGGCCGAGGAGATCGACGAGCTCTTCAAATTTATGGCCGCGGTCGCGTCGGTGCTATTTATCGCCGTCTTCGGATACTTGCTCTACTTTTCGTTTACTTTCCGGGCGAAGAAGAGCGATGCGGCGGGCGCCATCGGCGTGCAGATCCACGATCATCACGGCCTGGAGCTGTGGTGGACGATTATCCCGGCGATCCTCGTCATCGTGCTCTCGGCGCTGAGCGTCAAAATTTGGTACCAGATTCAGATTCAGCCGAACAACGGTCTGGTCGTGGAATCGATCGGCCACCAGTGGTATTACACGTTCCGCTACCCGCAGGTGCACGGCGAGATCACCGACGCGATGCATTTGCCGGTGAACGAACCCGTGACGCTCAACGTCACGTCGGCCGACGTCATCCACTCGTTTTGGGTGCCGGCGTTTCGCCTGAAAGCCGATATGGTGCCCGGGCTGATCAACACCCTGCGCTTTACGCCGACGCTTCCCGGGACCTATAAAATCATCTGCACCGAATTCTGCGGAACCCAGCATGCGGAAATGAACCAGCAGATCGTGGTGGTCGAGTCCAAAGCGAAATGGGAAGCGTGGTACCACGGTTGGCAGCAAAAGAACGCCAACGTTTCGGACGCGTTGCCGAAGGCCGGCGGCGGAGCCGTCGCGCTCGCAGGCGGCGACCCGAAGGCCGGGCAAGCGCTCTTTGCAACCAAGTGTTCGGGATGTCACGCGGTCGGGCCATTCGATCAGAAGATCGTGGGCCCGGGTCTCAAAGGTATTCTGGACGATCCGAAACATCCGAATTTGGTCGACGGCGCTCCGGCAAATCCGGCCGACGTCGCGAAGATCTTGCAGAACGGATAT